A DNA window from Leptolyngbya sp. SIO1E4 contains the following coding sequences:
- the moeB gene encoding molybdopterin-synthase adenylyltransferase MoeB, with product MLNPNLDDIQLTHEEYERFSRHLILPEIGLEGQKRLKAASVLCIGTGGLGSPLLLYLAAAGIGRIGIVDFDIVDRSNLQRQVIHGTSWVGKPKIESAKHRILEINPNCQVDLYETRLSSENALDIMEPYDIVVDGTDNFPTRYLVNDACVLLNKPNVYGSIFRFEGQATVFNYEGGPNYRDLYPEPPPPGMVPSCAEGGVLGILCGIIGVIQATETVKIITGQGQTLSGRLMLYNALDMSFRELKLRPNPERPVIEKLIDYEQFCGIPQAQAAEAQAQAAVPEMTVTDLKQLMDAKANEVLLLDVREPHEYEIARIPGAVLIPLSDIESGDGIGKVSSLLNGHQLVVHCKAGMRSAKALTLLKQQGIEGTNVQGGILAWSREIDSSVPQY from the coding sequence ATGCTCAATCCAAATCTGGATGATATACAACTGACCCACGAAGAGTACGAGCGCTTCTCAAGACACTTAATCTTGCCAGAGATTGGGCTTGAGGGACAAAAGCGCTTGAAAGCTGCTAGCGTTCTCTGCATCGGAACTGGGGGGCTGGGGTCGCCTCTATTGTTATACCTAGCGGCGGCAGGTATCGGTCGCATCGGGATCGTCGATTTTGATATCGTCGATAGATCCAACTTGCAAAGACAGGTCATTCATGGCACGTCTTGGGTGGGTAAGCCCAAGATTGAATCAGCTAAGCACCGTATTCTAGAAATTAACCCCAATTGCCAGGTTGATCTGTACGAAACCCGCCTGTCTTCTGAGAATGCGCTCGATATCATGGAGCCTTACGATATCGTCGTTGACGGAACTGACAATTTCCCAACGCGGTATTTAGTCAATGATGCGTGTGTTCTACTGAACAAGCCCAACGTATATGGCTCTATTTTCCGGTTTGAAGGACAGGCCACGGTCTTTAACTATGAGGGCGGGCCAAACTATCGTGACCTTTACCCCGAACCGCCACCCCCTGGCATGGTTCCGTCCTGTGCCGAAGGCGGCGTCTTAGGGATTCTCTGCGGGATTATTGGGGTAATCCAAGCGACCGAAACAGTCAAAATCATCACGGGGCAGGGCCAAACCCTGAGCGGTCGTTTAATGCTCTACAATGCCCTGGATATGAGTTTCCGAGAGCTGAAGCTACGCCCCAATCCGGAGCGGCCCGTCATTGAAAAACTGATCGACTATGAACAGTTCTGTGGCATTCCTCAGGCTCAGGCAGCAGAAGCACAGGCGCAAGCAGCCGTGCCTGAAATGACGGTAACAGACCTGAAGCAACTCATGGATGCTAAGGCGAATGAGGTACTGCTGCTGGATGTGCGAGAACCCCATGAGTATGAAATTGCTCGGATTCCTGGCGCAGTTTTGATCCCGCTTTCAGATATTGAGAGTGGAGACGGCATTGGGAAAGTAAGTTCGCTCCTCAATGGGCATCAGCTTGTGGTGCACTGCAAGGCCGGTATGAGATCGGCTAAGGCACTGACGCTGCTAAAGCAGCAAGGGATTGAGGGCACTAATGTGCAAGGCGGCATTTTGGCCTGGAGTCGTGAAATCGATTCTTCCGTCCCCCAGTACTAG
- a CDS encoding beta-lactamase family protein, translated as MNKVTVLGNAGRRQSNLSKPFSKPMGLPPFPAFLTAVITILVSAGCQPQLQPLPTSAPFNRRLAVALAEIEAQDLNVIIAISHHDGPTQYWEFGTPAADTVPPELTLVDINSITKTVTGVMAAKLVQQGNVRFDETLSDIFDNVPADKAEITLHQLLTHSAGFRESVGPDPEPINKREFLARAFESPLESPPGETYQYSNTGYGIVAAIIEVRSGKSYESYLLEDVIAELGLENTGYSAVYDETRSLRTQRGKTIAQASWGHDEPYWNLIGNGGLVSTVEDMIQFRQAVLAGEVISNDMLAIVQTPHMREVEAGTSFYGYGLVVQDIDGIGQLYWHDGGNQVFSAQWADYSEHRDLVFTAGTGEDAFKAMGSLETHLYGGESNR; from the coding sequence ATGAACAAAGTGACTGTGCTTGGCAACGCGGGAAGAAGGCAATCAAATCTCAGCAAGCCGTTCTCAAAACCCATGGGTTTGCCACCTTTCCCTGCATTTTTAACCGCAGTAATAACGATTTTGGTGAGTGCCGGGTGTCAGCCACAACTGCAGCCGCTGCCAACAAGTGCGCCATTTAACAGGCGTCTAGCGGTCGCACTCGCAGAAATTGAGGCGCAGGATCTAAATGTCATTATTGCAATTTCTCACCATGACGGCCCTACACAATATTGGGAGTTTGGAACTCCAGCAGCAGATACAGTTCCTCCGGAACTGACGCTAGTTGATATTAATTCCATAACCAAAACCGTCACTGGCGTTATGGCTGCAAAGCTGGTGCAGCAAGGGAATGTTCGCTTTGATGAAACCCTTAGCGATATTTTCGATAATGTACCGGCGGATAAGGCAGAGATTACGCTCCATCAGCTGCTGACACATTCAGCGGGATTTAGGGAATCCGTAGGCCCAGATCCTGAACCAATCAATAAGCGCGAATTTCTTGCCCGAGCTTTTGAATCGCCGTTAGAGTCGCCTCCAGGAGAGACCTATCAATATTCAAATACCGGGTATGGCATCGTTGCTGCAATCATCGAAGTCCGTTCGGGTAAATCCTATGAAAGCTACCTGCTCGAAGACGTTATCGCTGAGTTGGGTTTAGAAAACACTGGCTACAGCGCTGTTTACGATGAAACCCGTTCATTAAGAACCCAGCGTGGCAAGACAATTGCGCAAGCCAGTTGGGGACATGACGAGCCCTACTGGAACCTCATCGGTAACGGGGGTTTAGTCTCAACCGTTGAAGATATGATTCAATTCCGTCAAGCTGTGCTCGCAGGTGAGGTCATCTCAAACGACATGCTTGCGATCGTGCAAACTCCTCACATGAGGGAAGTTGAAGCGGGCACCAGCTTCTACGGATATGGGCTCGTCGTTCAGGATATAGACGGCATTGGTCAACTCTATTGGCATGATGGTGGGAACCAAGTGTTCTCGGCCCAGTGGGCAGACTACTCTGAGCACCGCGATCTGGTCTTTACAGCAGGTACAGGGGAAGATGCTTTCAAAGCCATGGGGTCGCTCGAAACCCATTTATACGGTGGCGAAAGTAACCGCTGA
- a CDS encoding NACHT domain-containing protein, with the protein MLEWLAAATGAQLGKLVLEQILNLSKPVLESYVQDFFRGCLDGGVARLQAPALKAPMAEAIGFFIQRFVKELQFNDVPDTSIEHHYKPVLKRFVRDKTVCSILGKAFETGCKRIDFAQLEQIWVERYPETGWQFPTEEFDWRGVAKEYVVQVKGIIKADPALSALLETDLLEAIAHNTAQISPGFDIATYRESLQASYGYLKLYTLDSTDRTDAVKLWNMFIEQTVREALPPMRYELPLDLKRQLQAEGQLDEDLSPKALEHYRHEYFQQPARKVLDAIRDSQQAIILGDPGAGKSTLLQYLALDWVEGKTETLPLLVELREYALAQSTNFLEFLHSGRGADWQFDQQQLHRHLLENPTLVMFDGLDEVFDRATQSAVIDDIIRFAQQYPQARVLVTSRIIGYNPERFQHAGFRQFTIQPLDEAEIHEFIDRWYDLAMGSDPDKVRLKQRLKDAITNSKAIQNLADNPLLLTMMAILNRRQELPRDRADLYDQASRVLLYHWDVDHKRLDLPLDAIGRREKQEMLRLIAYEMQAGEEGLKGNLISAENLIRILTHYLRDQGFSEPREKANRLIQQLRERNFILCYRGADTYGFMHRTFLEYFCAVEIVHRFEKQRTLTFKQLRDEVFGQHWQDENWHEVLCLICGLIDTKFTETLVRYLIEIHPDKTLFQEEDLIYGDCRLSHRAINHLLLASQFFVISEIKKSNEVKVQLLDAWKREIGSESSSGLFYGDFAAKESMKILALIWGGDPEVLNWLKFEVANPKNSKSHFSIFVPPALKDGWKDHLDTYSWIKSQIYFAEYNFMRQTSIWALAEGWKDERDTLDIIKDRILNDEDLHVKSGAIRAFVKIWHDFLETFQWLKDNAQNNQDSSVRYLALRELSNHWRNEVEIVELLFDSAYKDPFKRWNFAQPNPRLIALKRILYYYPNLSQTHSLLSDRATNDPDEQLRQWAQEKLKEFEIQNSEFKIQGEEL; encoded by the coding sequence ATGTTGGAATGGTTGGCAGCTGCAACGGGTGCTCAGTTAGGGAAGCTGGTGCTTGAGCAGATATTGAACCTGAGCAAACCCGTTTTGGAAAGCTATGTTCAGGACTTCTTTAGAGGTTGCCTGGACGGTGGGGTGGCGCGACTGCAAGCACCAGCGCTGAAGGCTCCCATGGCCGAGGCGATCGGCTTTTTTATCCAGCGGTTTGTCAAAGAACTTCAGTTCAATGACGTGCCGGACACTAGCATTGAGCACCACTACAAGCCTGTGCTCAAGCGGTTTGTGCGAGACAAGACCGTTTGCTCGATCCTCGGGAAAGCGTTTGAGACGGGGTGCAAGCGCATCGACTTTGCCCAGCTGGAGCAGATTTGGGTAGAGCGGTATCCAGAAACTGGCTGGCAGTTTCCGACGGAGGAGTTCGATTGGCGCGGGGTTGCAAAAGAATATGTGGTGCAGGTGAAAGGCATCATCAAGGCCGATCCAGCGTTAAGCGCTTTATTAGAAACGGATTTGCTGGAGGCGATCGCCCACAACACCGCTCAAATTTCACCTGGGTTTGATATCGCTACGTATCGGGAGAGCTTACAGGCTAGCTACGGCTATCTAAAGCTGTACACCCTTGACAGCACCGATCGAACTGATGCTGTCAAACTTTGGAACATGTTCATTGAGCAAACAGTGCGGGAAGCATTGCCCCCTATGCGATATGAACTGCCGTTGGATCTAAAGCGTCAACTGCAGGCAGAGGGCCAACTGGACGAAGATCTATCCCCCAAAGCGCTGGAGCATTATCGCCACGAGTATTTTCAGCAGCCTGCTCGCAAGGTTTTAGATGCTATTAGAGATTCCCAACAAGCAATCATTTTGGGAGATCCCGGTGCTGGCAAATCCACACTGCTGCAATATTTGGCACTGGATTGGGTCGAGGGCAAGACGGAGACGCTTCCCCTACTGGTTGAACTCCGAGAATATGCACTGGCCCAATCAACTAACTTCCTAGAATTCCTCCATTCCGGGCGCGGAGCCGATTGGCAGTTCGATCAGCAGCAACTCCATCGGCATCTCTTAGAAAATCCCACTTTGGTTATGTTTGATGGGTTGGATGAGGTATTTGATCGCGCCACTCAATCCGCCGTCATTGACGACATCATCCGCTTTGCCCAGCAATACCCCCAAGCCAGGGTCTTAGTCACCTCACGCATCATTGGCTACAACCCGGAGCGTTTCCAACATGCGGGCTTCCGCCAATTCACGATTCAACCCTTGGACGAAGCCGAAATCCATGAATTTATCGATCGCTGGTATGACCTGGCCATGGGTAGCGATCCCGATAAGGTGCGCCTAAAACAGCGATTAAAAGATGCCATCACCAATTCCAAAGCCATCCAAAATCTGGCAGACAATCCCTTACTGCTAACGATGATGGCTATCCTGAATCGCCGTCAGGAGTTACCACGCGACAGAGCCGATCTTTACGACCAGGCTTCACGGGTACTGCTGTATCACTGGGATGTGGATCACAAGCGATTGGATTTGCCGTTGGATGCGATCGGGCGACGTGAGAAACAGGAGATGCTGCGCCTGATTGCTTACGAAATGCAGGCGGGTGAAGAAGGACTCAAAGGTAATCTCATCAGCGCCGAAAATCTCATTCGCATTCTGACTCATTACCTTCGAGATCAAGGCTTCAGTGAACCTCGTGAAAAGGCAAACCGTCTGATTCAGCAGCTTCGAGAACGCAATTTCATCCTCTGCTATCGCGGCGCCGACACCTATGGTTTCATGCATCGCACTTTTTTGGAATATTTCTGCGCCGTTGAAATCGTCCACCGCTTCGAGAAACAGCGCACCTTAACCTTTAAGCAATTACGAGATGAGGTGTTTGGTCAACATTGGCAAGACGAAAATTGGCACGAGGTTCTATGCTTAATCTGCGGACTTATTGACACAAAATTTACAGAAACACTAGTCCGATATTTAATAGAAATCCATCCAGATAAGACCCTTTTTCAAGAAGAAGATCTAATCTACGGTGATTGTCGGTTGAGTCATAGAGCTATCAATCATCTACTCCTAGCCTCTCAATTTTTTGTGATTTCTGAAATCAAGAAGTCCAATGAAGTCAAGGTTCAACTTCTAGATGCCTGGAAAAGAGAAATAGGGTCGGAGTCTTCATCCGGCCTATTTTATGGAGATTTCGCTGCTAAGGAAAGCATGAAGATATTAGCACTTATTTGGGGAGGTGATCCTGAAGTGTTAAATTGGCTGAAATTTGAAGTTGCTAATCCAAAAAACTCGAAATCTCACTTCTCCATTTTCGTCCCTCCTGCCCTAAAGGATGGTTGGAAAGATCATCTGGACACTTACTCGTGGATTAAATCTCAAATCTATTTCGCAGAATATAACTTTATGAGACAAACTTCTATTTGGGCCTTAGCAGAAGGTTGGAAGGACGAGAGGGATACCCTGGATATCATAAAGGATAGAATTCTCAATGATGAAGACTTACACGTAAAAAGTGGAGCAATAAGGGCCTTTGTCAAGATTTGGCATGATTTCTTGGAAACTTTTCAATGGTTGAAAGATAATGCGCAGAACAATCAGGACTCTTCTGTACGATATCTTGCATTGAGAGAGCTATCAAATCATTGGAGAAATGAAGTGGAAATCGTGGAGTTACTCTTCGATAGTGCTTATAAAGATCCTTTTAAGAGATGGAATTTTGCACAGCCAAATCCGCGATTAATTGCTTTGAAGAGAATTTTATATTACTATCCAAACCTATCTCAAACTCATAGTCTTTTATCAGATCGCGCTACCAATGATCCCGATGAGCAATTACGACAATGGGCACAGGAGAAGCTAAAAGAATTCGAAATTCAAAATTCAGAGTTCAAAATTCAAGGGGAGGAGTTATAA
- the sbcD gene encoding exonuclease subunit SbcD produces the protein MVSVLHLSDIHMGSGFCHGHINPDTGLNTRLEDFVATLSRCIDRAIAEPADLVLFGGDAFPDATPPPLVQQAFAGQFRRLADAKIPTVLLVGNHDQHAQGQGGASLCIYRTLGVPGVLVGDRLQTHCIETCGGPVQVVTLPWLTPSTLLTRPEMEGLSMAEVNQHLLERLRVALEGEIRRLDPQVPAILLGHLMTDTALYGAERFLAVGKGFTVPMAMLARPCFDYVALGHVHRHQILCESPPVVYPGSIERVDFSEADEEKGYVWAIVEQDQTQIDFCPLPVRSFITVTVDLTASDAPQADLLKALNKHPIQDAVVRVMYNLRPDQVDCLDNAALYEALSPAHTYTIHPQIVTQKARSRLPELAPGNHLDPIEALQTYLTNREDLTELAADMVAAAQALVTETPFEQTEQPEPSPSLDTEQNEASRQLRLL, from the coding sequence ATGGTTTCTGTCCTGCATTTGTCCGATATTCACATGGGCAGTGGCTTTTGCCACGGGCACATCAACCCCGATACCGGACTCAACACTCGTTTGGAGGATTTTGTCGCCACCCTAAGCCGCTGCATCGATCGCGCGATCGCAGAGCCTGCTGACCTTGTGCTGTTTGGGGGCGATGCCTTTCCCGATGCCACCCCTCCACCGCTGGTGCAACAGGCCTTTGCCGGACAGTTTCGTCGTCTGGCCGATGCCAAGATTCCCACGGTGCTGCTGGTGGGCAACCACGATCAACATGCCCAAGGTCAGGGCGGGGCCAGTCTCTGCATCTATCGCACGCTGGGGGTTCCAGGGGTGTTGGTGGGCGATCGATTGCAGACCCATTGCATCGAAACCTGTGGTGGCCCAGTCCAAGTTGTGACTCTGCCGTGGCTGACTCCCTCAACGTTACTCACACGCCCAGAAATGGAAGGGCTATCAATGGCAGAGGTCAACCAGCATCTGTTAGAGCGGCTGCGGGTAGCTTTAGAAGGGGAAATTCGTCGGTTAGATCCTCAAGTGCCTGCCATTCTGCTAGGTCACCTGATGACGGATACCGCTCTGTACGGAGCAGAGCGGTTTCTGGCCGTGGGCAAAGGCTTTACGGTGCCCATGGCGATGCTGGCCCGCCCCTGTTTTGACTACGTAGCCCTGGGGCACGTTCACCGCCATCAAATTTTGTGTGAGTCGCCGCCTGTCGTCTACCCCGGCAGCATTGAACGGGTTGACTTCAGCGAGGCAGACGAAGAAAAAGGCTATGTCTGGGCCATTGTGGAGCAGGATCAGACCCAAATCGACTTTTGTCCGCTGCCGGTGCGATCATTTATCACCGTTACCGTTGACCTCACTGCCTCAGACGCTCCCCAAGCCGACTTGCTGAAGGCCCTGAACAAACACCCCATTCAAGATGCGGTGGTGCGAGTCATGTATAACCTGCGTCCCGATCAGGTGGACTGCCTGGATAACGCTGCCCTGTACGAGGCGTTGTCTCCGGCTCATACCTACACCATTCACCCTCAAATCGTGACCCAAAAGGCGCGATCGCGCCTCCCAGAACTGGCCCCTGGCAATCATTTAGATCCCATCGAAGCGCTACAAACTTACCTGACAAACCGCGAAGATCTTACCGAGTTAGCCGCAGACATGGTTGCAGCTGCGCAGGCCCTCGTCACAGAAACCCCCTTTGAACAAACAGAGCAGCCAGAGCCCTCCCCGAGTTTGGACACCGAGCAAAATGAGGCATCTCGACAGTTACGTTTGTTGTAA
- a CDS encoding endonuclease/exonuclease/phosphatase family protein, giving the protein MFLSLLLWPIALVLLLLSFTPGRWYKLWPFEIIGAGYLWFAAFTLILLVSLLLLRALPHRRKLIIVLALALGLYASFIGSWYVPRLRDARPGGVPLTVMTYNVNYQRWDTEAVTDLVRSHPVDVFGLVEPFKEQAAELRDNVQDLYPHYYRATGGGLSLFSRYPIAEATTENLGTRYHSLFAIVDVEGKPVRVVVAHPLAPVNLYNFVNRNEAMVALAKYGADQQITTVIMGDFNLTSWSIYFRDFIRHSGLRSVNLGHGINPTWFYNGVRRSLYPSEQLMQFLKIPIDHIFVSQNVSVDAVITPSSGVSDHRPVISKLRMM; this is encoded by the coding sequence ATGTTCCTTAGTCTTTTACTTTGGCCGATCGCACTTGTCCTGCTGCTGCTGAGCTTTACCCCTGGCAGATGGTACAAGCTGTGGCCCTTCGAAATTATTGGCGCAGGCTATCTCTGGTTTGCGGCATTTACTCTGATCCTGCTAGTGAGTTTGCTGCTGTTACGAGCGTTGCCCCATCGGCGCAAGCTGATCATCGTGCTGGCCCTCGCTCTGGGCCTCTACGCTAGCTTCATCGGTAGCTGGTATGTTCCCAGGTTACGAGATGCCCGGCCAGGGGGTGTGCCGTTGACGGTAATGACCTACAACGTCAACTATCAGCGATGGGATACCGAAGCCGTGACTGACCTGGTGAGGTCACATCCCGTCGATGTTTTTGGACTGGTTGAGCCCTTCAAGGAACAGGCTGCAGAGCTACGGGACAATGTGCAAGACCTGTATCCCCACTACTACCGCGCCACCGGGGGTGGATTGAGCTTGTTTAGTCGCTACCCGATCGCCGAAGCCACCACCGAGAATTTGGGAACTCGCTACCACAGCCTGTTTGCAATTGTAGATGTGGAAGGAAAGCCGGTTCGAGTTGTGGTTGCCCACCCCCTCGCGCCTGTAAATCTATATAACTTTGTCAACCGCAACGAGGCAATGGTTGCACTGGCAAAGTACGGGGCAGACCAGCAGATTACGACCGTGATTATGGGGGACTTCAACCTCACCTCCTGGTCCATTTATTTTCGCGACTTTATCCGCCATTCAGGCTTACGCAGCGTCAATCTCGGGCATGGCATCAATCCGACCTGGTTTTACAACGGGGTAAGGCGATCGCTGTATCCCAGCGAGCAGCTGATGCAATTTCTGAAAATTCCCATCGATCACATATTTGTCAGCCAAAATGTCAGCGTTGATGCAGTGATCACGCCTTCTTCTGGCGTCTCTGACCATCGCCCCGTGATTTCCAAACTGCGAATGATGTAG